The following are from one region of the Zonotrichia leucophrys gambelii isolate GWCS_2022_RI chromosome 1A, RI_Zleu_2.0, whole genome shotgun sequence genome:
- the MRPS33 gene encoding small ribosomal subunit protein mS33 isoform X2 encodes MSNVSSYALRMARLSAQIFGDVVRPTDSKSMKVVKLFSEQPLAKRDEVHNWYPPHNTYYALMKKLRYFGLYRDEHQDFREEMRRLKKLRGKEKPKKGEGKRALKKK; translated from the exons ATGTCCAACGTTTCCAGCTACGCCCTGCGCATGGCCCGCCTCAGCGCCCAGATATTCGGCGACGTGGTCAGGCCCACGGACTCCAAATCCATGAAGGTGGTGAAGCTGTTCAGCGAGCAGCCCCTGGCCAAGAGGGACGAGGTGCACAACTGGTACCCCCCTCACAACACCTACTACGCCCTCATGAAGAAACTCCGCTACTTCGGCCTCTACAG GGATGAGCATCAGGACTTCAGGGAGGAGATGAGGCGATTGAAAAAGCTCCGTGGGAAGGAAAAACCaaagaagggggaaggaaagagaGCTCTCAAGAAGAAATAG
- the MRPS33 gene encoding small ribosomal subunit protein mS33 isoform X1, which produces MRRKRRRKVPPSAARPAPRVTRARHLRSGSAAAPPAAAQRGEGPSVCVPSAPGEMSNVSSYALRMARLSAQIFGDVVRPTDSKSMKVVKLFSEQPLAKRDEVHNWYPPHNTYYALMKKLRYFGLYRDEHQDFREEMRRLKKLRGKEKPKKGEGKRALKKK; this is translated from the exons atgaggagaaagaggaggaggaaggtccCTCCCTCGGCCGCCCGTCCCGCCCCTCGCGTCACCCGTGCGCGCCACCTCCGCTCCGGCAGCGCCGCCGCTCCTCCGGCCGCGGCCCAGCGCGGG GAAGGTccatctgtgtgtgtgcccagtgcTCCAGGGGAGATGTCCAACGTTTCCAGCTACGCCCTGCGCATGGCCCGCCTCAGCGCCCAGATATTCGGCGACGTGGTCAGGCCCACGGACTCCAAATCCATGAAGGTGGTGAAGCTGTTCAGCGAGCAGCCCCTGGCCAAGAGGGACGAGGTGCACAACTGGTACCCCCCTCACAACACCTACTACGCCCTCATGAAGAAACTCCGCTACTTCGGCCTCTACAG GGATGAGCATCAGGACTTCAGGGAGGAGATGAGGCGATTGAAAAAGCTCCGTGGGAAGGAAAAACCaaagaagggggaaggaaagagaGCTCTCAAGAAGAAATAG